A window of Saccharomyces paradoxus chromosome XIII, complete sequence genomic DNA:
gataaagtCGGAAAATTTACACGActgtaaaaaatatcttaATCTACAAAATGGATAGCTAAACGGTACATATACATACGCCCTGCATATAAGAGAGGGTAGGTTTTCagttcaacaaattttctcTTATTGCCGCTAGTCCTCTCTTCTGTctaccattttcaaaatttgttcCATCTAACCATTCCTCAAAGGTTTTACGAATAAATATCCATTCTTTGTCGATTATTGAAAACCATTGAGTGTCACGTGTACGACCCTTATAAACCACCACTTGTCGAAACGTACCTTCATATTTAAACCCTAAGCGCATCGCCGCCCGCCTGGATGGCCCATTTAAACTATCACACTTCCATTCATATCTCCTGTATTGTAGATCATCAAACACATATTTCATCAAAAGGAATTGGGCTTCAGTTGCAATAATAGTCTTCTGTAATTCCGGCGAAAAAATCACATATCCAACTTCTAGTGAACCGTTGGCTTCATCGATTCTTATTAGGCATAATGTACCAACGGCACGTTTAGTCTCTTCATTGATAATTGCGAAAGGCACAGTATCTCTAGTTTCATTAAGTTTCTTAATAAATTCTAGGAATTCCTCTAAGGTATTGAATGGGCCCACAGGTAAATACGTCCATAATTTTTGGCCCGCTTTATTATAGGCACTAAAAAGTTCCGACCCATGTTTTTCTCTATCAAGAGGTTCTAGTCTACAGTAGTTGCCTTTCAGTACGACTTTCTCTGGGAAGACCCTTGTTGTCCAGCCATTGACATCGGCACCAACTTCTTGTCCAAATTTATTTAAATTCGCCATAATTATTCCCACTTTATTTCCAAGTTCAGAGCCAGGAAAGTTTTCGTAAGATCTCCCTCATGCTGTTTTTGTATCGATGATTGCTTATCAACCTCTTATCAACCTTCGAAGTATgagtcaaaaaaaaataaaatcgtTCCATTATGAGCCAATAAACAGAGAAAATATCACGTGCAGAAGAGACCCTACAACCGTGCTTGACTTTCAAACATAGTGATATATTCAAGATGTATTGCAGTATGAGGGATATGCTTATTGTAGGTGCTGTAAATAGCTTCTTACAAACTTAGCAAATATGAGTACAGAgtttgtatttcttttctgtagATATTAATGCTTATGAAAATCCCAACATTGAGAAAGGAGACAGATTCAGTGGATGGTGTATTACTGTGCATTGTTATTCAAACAGATCTTAGATCAATGTATCTGTCATCAGCAATGACCTTATCAATGCAACAGAAAGAGCGTGATTCGCGAAATtagtattcttctttttaagaGGGATTTCGtaaacaaatttttattaaaagaTCTTGAGAACACATCACTCAGTTCAAGTTGAATAAGAGCTCGTGTATATATCGAAAACATGACAGAATGTATTCTGTTCAATGAATTCTGTTTAAACTGCTTTGCTTTACCTTGAAAAAGCGGTGACCAATGacaagatttttgaaaaaaatatcgGTATGGTTATTCCAATATCTTCCGTCAGCTCTGCGTTAAATAAGCCACTTAAAAGGACTAAATACACACGTATTATGGAGATTTTTGTCTCTAAAGGAACTTAAGTTATAATTATCGGCAAATTTTACACTTTAATCGCTCCAAACATGAAGCCATCAAGTGTATTCCTTAATTAACAATAAgcgtgaaaaaaaagttatttaTGAAAGTGGTCTGGTTGTAATTAATACGCGGTAATTATAtgtaatttgaaaattgagCGGTTGTGCATTTCCATCCAATATATTGATCTTCTGAAGCAGGCCGTGCTATGTGTATAAAATTGCTCGATAAAAACGTCAACCAATCTTTTAGGTTTTCAATAGAACATGGTTCTAAGACCTTATAGAATACGAAAGTACAAACTTTTAAGTCGAATAGCGCATGTTCACTTTTTCACTAAAACTCGTCACTGCGGGATACTTGCGCTTCTCTAATGTATGGCCATAGTTCAACATTCAATGATACAAATGAGTCagatttctttgaagataaaaGGCGGTAGAAGCAATGGCTAAAAAACCATTCACAGTCAATCCcatcgaagaaaaactcttcatctttccagacttttttctcaaacaAATACctattcattttctttgcaattgCATCCCATCCATCAGCACCACTTTCTTGCTCATTTATAATAGTTGACAAAAACTGCATTTTGTGTTCCATTTTCATAAGTGAAACCCTtatattttggaaagattTTACAGCCGtgagaagaaaacatcCAAGATACAAGATACGAAATAGAGGAGGAAGATTGCGTGACACGTAGACATTGTACAAAACAGAAAGGAAGAGAGGCAAACACCCGAGACTGAATATCCTCTTGAAAACCCAGGTAAGTTTAAACCGGTGAGCTTCCCTGGGGAGCTGAATGTCTTCCAGGCTAACGGCGCTCCATGCTTTCTCAGTATTGAACAGCTTCCACtgtttttcaacttctgTAAAATAAACTTGCAAGGCCTCTTCGATGTAAGGAACGGAATCTTTAAATGACTTAGCTTTGGCAGCTTCgtctttcttcaaagagaatGGTTCGAGAAGAGTTCTTCTGAACGCTTCTTGGCAGTCCGCAgcgttgaaaaaaaagtacttAGTATTCCAAGCTTTGATTTCATAAAAGTACGAATTTAGATTTATAGCGATAACTTCCCAATCATGGGTGTGCGTGCCTGGTGTATTTTTAGcaatttctttggaaaactgaGTGAGTTGCTTAGATAAAGAACGTTTACGAGAAAGTACATGAATAACGGGTAAAAATATTGGCCCTAGAAACAGGACAAGAAGCGAAACAATAAACGGGTAAATCCAATTGGTGGTCATTTTCCACCAAACACTAAGTGGCAACCATAATAGCAACCAGATACGAAACGCTAAGGACTTGTAAATCTGATAACACATCCATGTGAACTGGCTTCTGAAAACATTCTGGGGTAAAACAATCTTTTGGGATTCGAGATGCCCGAAGGATGATAGAGCTACGctcttttcatcttcaatttcattattcttcatttgaTAGCGAGGTGGCAGCTTGAGGGAGTTGCTATTTGGAGTTGCAGCTTCTGGCTGTTCgctttatatatttttttaaaaaaaggcgCTAAGCGGGCGCGCATTACGCAACTGTTGATGGCTCAGTAACCTTataatagaaaaaggaTAATAACCTCGAGTGATTTTTGACTAAAAAAAACCGTGTTGTATCCCATTCTTAGAAAGAGGTTTCAAGGTAATTCCGATTTTCTATCCAGCTCACTTT
This region includes:
- a CDS encoding GNAT family N-acetyltransferase (similar to YIR042C) is translated as MANLNKFGQEVGADVNGWTTRVFPEKVVLKGNYCRLEPLDREKHGSELFSAYNKAGQKLWTYLPVGPFNTLEEFLEFIKKLNETRDTVPFAIINEETKRAVGTLCLIRIDEANGSLEVGYVIFSPELQKTIIATEAQFLLMKYVFDDLQYRRYEWKCDSLNGPSRRAAMRLGFKYEGTFRQVVVYKGRTRDTQWFSIIDKEWIFIRKTFEEWLDGTNFENGRQKRGLAAIRENLLN
- a CDS encoding DUP/COS family protein (similar to YNL336W), whose amino-acid sequence is MKNNEIEDEKSVALSSFGHLESQKIVLPQNVFRSQFTWMCYQIYKSLAFRIWLLLWLPLSVWWKMTTNWIYPFIVSLLVLFLGPIFLPVIHVLSRKRSLSKQLTQFSKEIAKNTPGTHTHDWEVIAINLNSYFYEIKAWNTKYFFFNAADCQEAFRRTLLEPFSLKKDEAAKAKSFKDSVPYIEEALQVYFTEVEKQWKLFNTEKAWSAVSLEDIQLPREAHRFKLTWVFKRIFSLGCLPLFLSVLYNVYVSRNLPPLFRILYLGCFLLTAVKSFQNIRVSLMKMEHKMQFLSTIINEQESGADGWDAIAKKMNRYLFEKKVWKDEEFFFDGIDCEWFFSHCFYRLLSSKKSDSFVSLNVELWPYIREAQVSRSDEF